A window of Apium graveolens cultivar Ventura chromosome 8, ASM990537v1, whole genome shotgun sequence contains these coding sequences:
- the LOC141678845 gene encoding omega-3 fatty acid desaturase, chloroplastic-like, protein MASWVFSECGLKPFSTIYSQHKTGLGCVDKNKPTKIRFLRENVDSCLLRSSRGRNWGIKVSAPITFETYNEEDRTGDIRVSEEDEFDPGAAPPFKLSDVRAAIPKHCFVKNSWRSMSYVVRDILVVFGLAAGAAYLNNWFVWPLYWFAQGTMFWALFVLGHDCGHGSFSNSSKLNSVVGHLLHSSILVPYHGWRISHRTHHQNHGHVENDESWHPVPKRIFKLMNDTGKRFRFTLPFPMLAYPFYLWIRSPGKKGSHYDPNSDLFVPSERKDVITSTVCWTAMAALLVGLCFVAGPVQMLKLYGVPYWIFVMWLDFVTYLHHHGHEDKLPWYRGKEWTYLRGGLTTLDRDYGWINNIHHDIGTHVVHHLFPQIPHYHLIEATEAAKPVFGKYYREAEKSGPLPYHLLGILIKSLKQDHYVSDTGDVVYYQTDPKLSEMLN, encoded by the exons ATGGCAAGTTGGGTTTTCTCAGAATGTGGTTTAAAGCCTTTTTCTACAATTTATAGCCAACACAAAACAGGACTTGGTTGTGTTGATAAGAACAAACCAACAAAGATAAGGTTTTTACGAGAAAATGTCGATTCTTGTTTGTTGAGGTCCTCTAGAGGAAGAAACTGGGGAATTAAAGTGAGTGCACCAATCACATTTGAAACTTACAATGAAGAGGATAGAACAGGAGATATTAGGGTTTCAGAAGAAGATGAATTTGATCCAGGAGCTGCTCCACCATTCAAGTTATCGGATGTTCGAGCAGCCATTCCTAAGCACTGTTTTGTTAAGAATTCTTGGAGATCAATGAGCTATGTTGTGAGGGATATATTGGTGGTGTTTGGTTTGGCAGCTGGGGCTGCTTATTTAAATAACTGGTTTGTCTGGCCACTTTATTGGTTTGCTCAGGGAACCATGTTCTGGGCTTTATTTGTTCTTGGTCATGATTG TGGGCATGGAAGCTTTTCAAATAGTTCTAAGCTGAACAGTGTTGTTGGACACCTTTTACATTCTTCAATTCTTGTGCCTTACCATGGCTG GAGAATTAGCCATAGAACTCATCATCAGAACCATGGACATGTCGAAAATGATGAATCTTGGCATCCG GTCCCCAAGAGGATTTTTAAATTGATGAATGACACAGGGAAGAGATTTAGGTTCACTTTGCCATTCCCTATGCTAGCTTATCCTTTCTATCTG TGGATTCGAAGTCCAGGAAAGAAAGGATCTCACTATGACCCTAACAGTGATTTATTTGTTCCGAGTGAGAGAAAAGATGTGATCACCTCAACAGTTTGTTGGACAGCAATGGCAGCTCTACTCGTCGGTTTATGTTTTGTAGCAGGACCTGTTCAAATGCTTAAACTCTATGGCGTTCCCTACTGG ATTTTTGTGATGTGGCTGGATTTTGTGACCTACCTGCATCACCATGGCCATGAGGACAAACTTCCATGGTATCGAGGCAag GAATGGACTTATCTGAGAGGAGGACTGACAACGCTTGATCGTGATTATGGATGGATCAATAACATCCACCATGACATCGGAACTCATGTTGTGCATCATCTCTTCCCTCAGATCCCACACTACCACTTGATAGAAGCA ACCGAAGCTGCTAAGCCGGTGTTCGGAAAATATTATCGCGAGGCGGAGAAATCAGGGCCGCTTCCGTATCACTTGCTGGGAATCCTAATAAAAAGCTTAAAACAGGATCACTATGTAAGTGATACAGGGGATGTGGTATATTATCAGACTGATCCGAAGCTCAGTGAAATGCTAAACTGA